From Methanobacterium congolense, one genomic window encodes:
- a CDS encoding GTP-binding protein, whose product MVQKKKGTKIVILGSADSGKTTTIENLLNRKKEKITKIECKGTTVALDYGNTIINGQRFHIFATPGQERFQFMREILSNGLDGAIVVIDNSEGVTNTDIKILENLNSSNVPYVIFSNKQDISPGKIESTHINPDIPVIPTTATTGEGIQEGLNILLDLMEN is encoded by the coding sequence ATGGTGCAAAAGAAAAAGGGAACAAAAATTGTCATTCTTGGATCAGCAGATTCTGGAAAAACAACCACAATAGAAAATCTCTTAAACCGAAAAAAAGAAAAAATTACCAAAATTGAGTGTAAAGGAACAACAGTAGCACTTGATTATGGAAACACGATAATCAACGGCCAAAGATTCCATATATTCGCCACTCCTGGCCAAGAAAGATTCCAATTTATGCGTGAAATCCTTTCAAACGGGTTAGACGGTGCAATCGTAGTTATAGACAACTCTGAAGGTGTTACAAACACAGATATAAAAATATTAGAAAATTTAAATTCAAGCAACGTTCCTTATGTAATATTCAGCAATAAACAAGACATATCACCTGGAAAAATCGAATCAACACATATAAATCCTGATATTCCTGTAATTCCAACCACTGCAACAACTGGAGAAGGAATTCAGGAAGGTTTGAACATTCTTTTAGATTTAATGGAAAATTAA
- a CDS encoding secondary thiamine-phosphate synthase enzyme YjbQ has protein sequence MIKREILDVETHERVEVMDITSQVKDAVDKSGIKNGIVSIFTRHSTSGVVINENESGLVDDFVDALNFLVPGGNYKHNRIDNNADSHIKAFLIGSSENIPIEGGSMGLGTWQSIFFLELDGPRQRRVDVTVLGE, from the coding sequence ATGATAAAAAGGGAAATTTTAGATGTTGAGACCCATGAAAGGGTTGAAGTGATGGACATAACCTCCCAGGTTAAGGATGCTGTGGATAAAAGTGGAATAAAAAATGGTATCGTAAGTATTTTTACACGTCACTCCACTTCAGGGGTGGTTATCAATGAGAATGAATCTGGACTCGTTGATGATTTTGTGGATGCTCTGAATTTTCTCGTTCCAGGTGGGAATTACAAACACAACCGTATAGATAACAATGCAGATTCACATATAAAGGCATTTTTAATTGGAAGCAGTGAAAACATTCCCATTGAAGGTGGTTCAATGGGACTTGGGACCTGGCAGAGTATATTCTTTTTGGAACTGGACGGGCCCCGGCAGAGAAGGGTGGATGTTACAGTTCTTGGGGAATGA
- a CDS encoding exonuclease V, translating to MAVDLRRKYGEISTPEKEKGTEIHKDRFLEVLEEIVVDIKTPGDKLHSNVHNILVGLELYKKEGLTRELPIVSKFNSALIMGIIDEVKEIEEIEIHNNKQVKAKKTQVVEMKTRKSLNPPSAQQIIRDKMQGMIYWYGLNSMINKKTEMGDFWQVYGVDLIENDFNELILSEEYMKSLEIPQNQWNTYGTLLSVGNLINKMLKKASELPSLSKTIEINYIHQKTLHEVHKERYRFDERFFSRGMKWALEYWAGKREPVSVGDANNWKCNFCSYYTVCPSIHKKWKEGE from the coding sequence ATGGCAGTGGATTTAAGGCGAAAATATGGAGAAATTTCCACGCCAGAAAAAGAAAAAGGCACTGAAATCCATAAAGACCGTTTTCTTGAAGTTTTAGAAGAAATCGTTGTTGATATCAAAACCCCTGGCGATAAACTTCATTCTAATGTTCACAATATTCTCGTAGGGTTGGAACTTTACAAAAAAGAAGGTTTAACCCGTGAACTTCCCATAGTATCCAAATTTAATTCTGCACTTATAATGGGAATCATTGATGAAGTAAAAGAGATAGAAGAAATTGAAATTCATAATAATAAACAGGTTAAAGCTAAAAAAACACAAGTAGTAGAAATGAAAACGCGTAAAAGTCTGAATCCACCGTCAGCTCAGCAGATAATTCGTGATAAAATGCAGGGGATGATTTACTGGTATGGGCTTAACTCCATGATTAATAAAAAGACTGAAATGGGAGATTTCTGGCAAGTATATGGTGTTGATTTAATAGAAAATGATTTCAATGAACTAATTTTAAGCGAGGAATATATGAAAAGCCTTGAAATTCCCCAAAATCAATGGAACACATATGGAACTCTTCTTTCAGTGGGAAATTTAATTAATAAAATGCTTAAAAAGGCCAGTGAGTTACCGTCGCTATCAAAAACTATTGAAATTAATTATATACATCAAAAAACACTTCATGAAGTTCACAAAGAAAGATACCGATTTGACGAACGGTTTTTTTCACGTGGAATGAAATGGGCACTTGAATATTGGGCAGGAAAAAGAGAACCCGTTTCTGTTGGAGATGCAAATAATTGGAAATGCAATTTTTGTAGTTATTACACTGTTTGTCCTTCAATACACAAAAAATGGAAAGAAGGTGAATAA
- the pheT gene encoding phenylalanine--tRNA ligase subunit beta, with protein sequence MPVINFSYKDIDEALGQKIPKNELIDMLPMIGSDIEDYDDENLKVEFFPNRPDHYSVEGITRTLKGMLGIEEGMPIYETSPSGTTMTVDPELKVIRPYTSCCIVEGVNIDDEKLVQLMDFQEDLHWVIGRDRKKVAIGIHNLDVLKPPFSYMAADPDSESFLALEMTEPQSLRQILENHKKGRKYAHLIEKFDKYPLIKDSEGNILSMPPIINGDLTKLSTETRNVFIDVTGTDERAVNHALNIIATSFAEAGGKIKTVKVIYGDREVETPDLTPKEFYVSVKNAQKRIGEKLTAPEVVRMLKRVRLHAEAESDDKIRVLVPAYRIDVLHEVDLIENIAIGYGFRDIGSELPDIATIAYEDKTRFFENRIREVMTGMGFNEVMSLMLTNEEHHYYDMRLPEDDRVMVAQPISQDRTMIRKSLLNGLMEFLEDNKHEELPQKIFEVGDVVYMDGETETHTKIVKKLAGAVVHSTANFTEIKSITDAMIQNLGLKMEIEPLEHPSFIGGRCAGIKGIKETSNDSESGKQEVQIMGFFGELHPEVITNFEMEYPVVAFEVEFKGI encoded by the coding sequence ATGCCAGTTATAAACTTTAGCTACAAGGATATTGACGAAGCTTTAGGCCAAAAAATTCCAAAAAATGAACTAATAGATATGCTTCCAATGATAGGAAGTGATATTGAGGATTACGATGACGAAAATTTGAAGGTTGAGTTTTTCCCAAACAGACCTGACCACTACAGTGTGGAGGGAATAACCAGAACCCTCAAGGGGATGCTTGGTATTGAAGAAGGAATGCCCATCTATGAAACATCTCCATCAGGCACCACCATGACAGTGGACCCTGAACTTAAGGTTATAAGGCCTTACACTTCCTGCTGCATAGTTGAGGGCGTCAACATAGATGATGAAAAGCTGGTTCAGCTCATGGACTTCCAGGAGGACCTGCACTGGGTTATTGGAAGGGACAGGAAGAAGGTCGCCATCGGAATCCACAACCTGGACGTTTTAAAACCCCCATTCTCATACATGGCCGCAGATCCAGATTCAGAATCATTCCTAGCCCTTGAAATGACGGAACCCCAGTCGCTACGCCAGATACTTGAAAACCACAAAAAGGGAAGGAAGTACGCACACCTCATTGAAAAATTCGATAAATATCCTCTTATAAAAGATTCTGAGGGAAATATACTTTCAATGCCCCCTATAATAAATGGAGACCTCACAAAACTTTCAACCGAAACCCGAAACGTTTTCATAGATGTGACGGGTACGGATGAACGTGCAGTGAACCACGCACTCAACATCATTGCAACCTCCTTTGCAGAGGCGGGTGGCAAGATAAAAACTGTGAAGGTAATATATGGGGATAGGGAAGTTGAAACACCTGATTTAACTCCAAAGGAGTTCTATGTGAGTGTTAAAAATGCTCAGAAACGTATAGGTGAGAAACTCACAGCACCTGAAGTTGTAAGAATGCTTAAACGTGTCAGACTGCATGCAGAGGCAGAATCAGATGACAAGATCAGGGTTCTTGTACCGGCCTACAGGATAGACGTGCTCCATGAGGTTGACCTTATTGAGAACATTGCAATAGGCTATGGATTCAGGGATATCGGCTCTGAACTTCCAGACATTGCAACCATAGCCTACGAGGATAAAACAAGGTTCTTTGAAAACAGGATCAGGGAGGTCATGACTGGAATGGGCTTCAATGAGGTTATGAGTTTAATGCTCACCAACGAGGAGCACCACTACTATGATATGAGACTTCCAGAGGATGACAGAGTTATGGTGGCCCAGCCAATCTCTCAGGACAGGACCATGATAAGAAAAAGTCTCCTGAATGGTTTAATGGAATTTCTGGAGGACAATAAGCACGAAGAACTTCCACAGAAGATATTTGAGGTGGGGGATGTTGTTTACATGGATGGGGAAACTGAAACCCATACAAAAATAGTCAAAAAACTTGCAGGAGCTGTTGTGCACTCAACTGCAAATTTCACTGAGATAAAATCCATCACAGATGCAATGATCCAGAATCTCGGTCTTAAAATGGAGATAGAACCTCTGGAACATCCCTCATTCATAGGTGGAAGATGTGCAGGTATCAAGGGAATAAAAGAAACGTCCAATGATTCAGAATCAGGGAAACAGGAGGTTCAGATCATGGGATTCTTTGGGGAACTCCACCCAGAGGTTATAACCAACTTTGAGATGGAATATCCAGTTGTTGCATTTGAAGTTGAATTTAAGGGAATATGA
- the pyrI gene encoding aspartate carbamoyltransferase regulatory subunit, with translation MKTPKELKVKPIRNGTVIDHITANRALNVLKILDLPNGEAAVTIAMNVKSSQMEKKDIVKIEGRELKSKEVDKIALIAPQATINIVRDYEIAEKGKVELTNKVKGILKCPNPNCITNANEPVKTQFYVMEKEPVTLRCYHCERMMVEEDIESQFRL, from the coding sequence ATGAAAACTCCAAAGGAACTCAAGGTCAAACCAATAAGAAACGGGACAGTTATTGATCATATAACAGCTAACAGGGCTTTAAATGTTCTTAAAATATTAGATCTACCCAATGGGGAAGCTGCAGTTACCATTGCAATGAACGTGAAATCTTCCCAGATGGAGAAGAAGGACATTGTTAAGATAGAGGGTAGAGAGTTAAAATCAAAGGAAGTTGATAAAATAGCATTGATCGCACCTCAGGCAACGATAAATATAGTCAGAGACTATGAAATCGCTGAAAAAGGTAAAGTAGAACTTACAAACAAGGTTAAAGGTATTCTGAAGTGTCCTAACCCTAACTGTATTACAAATGCCAACGAACCTGTGAAAACCCAGTTTTACGTTATGGAAAAGGAACCTGTAACCTTGAGGTGTTACCACTGCGAGAGAATGATGGTTGAAGAGGACATTGAATCCCAATTCCGACTCTAA
- a CDS encoding calcium/sodium antiporter, protein MLTWIIMVAAIIVSLVIVIKSADLFVDNIVDIGEHIGISQVILGVTASAVGTSLPEFGSAMISILSGNPDIGVGVTVGSNIWNIAGILGITAFIAGYIKTGKEELKRDGLMALFTGLILMFFMLIDTEITRVAGIVLVIAYLIYLWTLLKAQKKDNTEKEKRAKTEESSDVKEVEDKDSKPFNKKKTIILIIAGLAGLIIGCRIMVWAGVEIAHMANIPEMIIGLFALAIGTSIPELVVTLSAALKKLHGLSMGTILGSNIFNILIGIGIPSLFVAIPIEKLSVTFDAPYMIFVTALLLLLTIKNKKLSRWGGLILIVVYLIYIITRLSITM, encoded by the coding sequence ATGTTAACATGGATCATAATGGTAGCAGCAATAATAGTATCTCTTGTGATAGTCATTAAATCAGCAGACTTATTCGTTGACAACATCGTGGATATAGGTGAACACATTGGAATATCCCAGGTAATTCTCGGAGTAACAGCATCTGCAGTCGGAACTTCCTTACCAGAGTTTGGTTCTGCAATGATATCAATACTCTCAGGAAATCCAGATATTGGTGTCGGAGTAACTGTAGGATCAAACATATGGAATATTGCAGGAATTTTAGGAATAACTGCATTCATAGCAGGATATATAAAAACAGGCAAAGAAGAACTCAAACGAGATGGATTAATGGCCTTGTTCACTGGTTTGATATTGATGTTCTTCATGTTGATAGACACTGAGATAACAAGAGTGGCAGGAATCGTTCTGGTAATTGCATATTTAATCTATCTGTGGACACTTCTGAAAGCTCAGAAGAAGGACAACACAGAAAAAGAAAAACGTGCAAAAACAGAGGAATCCTCTGATGTGAAGGAAGTTGAAGATAAAGATTCAAAACCATTCAATAAGAAAAAAACAATTATTTTAATTATTGCAGGTCTTGCAGGACTCATAATAGGATGTCGTATTATGGTCTGGGCAGGGGTTGAAATTGCACACATGGCAAACATACCTGAAATGATAATCGGCCTCTTTGCACTTGCAATTGGTACCAGTATTCCAGAACTCGTTGTTACATTATCAGCTGCACTGAAAAAGCTTCACGGCCTTTCAATGGGTACCATACTTGGAAGTAACATTTTCAACATTCTTATAGGTATAGGTATACCATCTTTATTCGTTGCAATACCCATTGAAAAGCTTTCAGTTACATTTGACGCTCCTTACATGATATTTGTAACAGCTTTACTGCTTCTACTAACAATCAAAAACAAAAAGCTCTCAAGGTGGGGTGGATTAATTTTAATAGTAGTTTACCTAATCTATATAATAACGAGATTATCTATAACGATGTGA
- a CDS encoding preprotein translocase subunit SecD, translating into MNEGWKDFFKDYRVILLIVLILASIASISVYGIQEGLDLKGGSMIQIHLAESVDQTTMNKVTAVLDKRLNVFGVKDVQVRQSGNQDVIISIAGVQPDEVANVVGTPGKFEAKIGNETALSGTDITTVESYQVQGTTAYVPFKVTTEAAQKFAQVAKGKAGQPVDMYMDGKLVSSPTLSEDLANGVASTEVEIQIPASTKDEALKQAKSTQIILESGALPVKVSIVGVSSVSAELGSQFKDSALVAGLIALIVIAIIIIIRYRTPKLVLPIIFTSLVELLLILGVASIIKWNIDLAAIAGIIAAIGTGVDDQIIITDEVLRGETLSEKSRRKRTAIKMKIQHAFFIVFASAGTLVAAMLPLAYIGFSRGTTGIGMLSGFAVTTIIGVVIGVFITRPVFAKFIERLLHKEVPQPAPVKEKTPGKKGKKGKKSKKSRKR; encoded by the coding sequence ATGAACGAAGGATGGAAGGATTTCTTCAAGGATTATCGTGTGATACTGCTCATAGTCCTTATACTTGCAAGTATAGCTTCAATTTCAGTGTATGGGATACAGGAAGGTCTGGATTTAAAGGGAGGTTCCATGATCCAGATCCACCTTGCAGAGTCAGTTGATCAAACAACAATGAACAAAGTAACAGCAGTTCTTGATAAACGTCTGAACGTGTTTGGTGTGAAGGATGTTCAGGTAAGACAGAGTGGTAACCAGGATGTAATCATTTCAATAGCAGGTGTACAACCAGACGAAGTTGCAAATGTTGTTGGTACTCCAGGTAAATTTGAGGCAAAGATAGGCAACGAAACTGCCCTTTCTGGTACCGATATAACAACGGTAGAATCATATCAAGTTCAAGGAACTACAGCATATGTCCCTTTTAAGGTTACGACAGAAGCTGCCCAGAAATTTGCACAGGTTGCAAAGGGTAAAGCTGGACAACCTGTGGACATGTACATGGATGGTAAACTGGTATCTTCACCTACACTCAGTGAGGATCTTGCAAATGGTGTGGCTTCAACTGAGGTTGAGATACAAATTCCAGCATCAACTAAGGATGAGGCCCTAAAACAAGCAAAAAGCACGCAGATCATACTGGAGTCAGGTGCCCTACCTGTTAAGGTGAGTATCGTAGGTGTGAGCAGTGTTTCTGCAGAACTTGGAAGTCAGTTTAAAGACAGTGCCCTTGTGGCTGGTCTTATTGCATTAATCGTAATTGCAATAATCATCATCATAAGGTACAGAACCCCCAAACTGGTTCTTCCAATAATATTCACAAGTCTTGTGGAGCTTCTCCTTATACTGGGAGTTGCATCCATAATCAAGTGGAACATAGACCTTGCTGCAATAGCGGGTATAATTGCAGCCATAGGTACTGGAGTTGACGACCAGATCATCATAACTGATGAGGTTTTAAGGGGCGAAACCCTCAGTGAGAAATCCAGAAGAAAAAGAACTGCAATTAAAATGAAGATCCAACACGCTTTCTTCATCGTCTTTGCATCTGCAGGAACACTGGTTGCAGCAATGCTTCCACTTGCCTACATAGGTTTCTCAAGGGGAACCACTGGAATAGGTATGCTCTCAGGTTTCGCAGTCACCACAATAATAGGTGTGGTCATTGGTGTGTTCATAACAAGGCCAGTGTTTGCAAAATTCATAGAGAGACTTCTCCATAAAGAAGTTCCTCAACCAGCACCTGTAAAGGAAAAAACCCCTGGTAAAAAGGGTAAAAAAGGTAAGAAAAGCAAAAAGAGTAGAAAAAGATGA
- the aroA gene encoding 3-phosphoshikimate 1-carboxyvinyltransferase gives MELTVQRTESVEGTVKAPPSKSYSHRAFILASLANGRSVVRDALYSEDTLASLEACRALGAEFERKSDGDCLIHGFGCSPSTPEDVLDVKNSGTTLRIMTSVSALAPGFTVFTGDDSLRQRPMQDLLDSLQNLGVNAHSTKNDGKAPLIVEGGFKGGKTSIPGNVSSQFISSLLIAAPYAENPVDINVKGDFISKPYVDMTTDVMKKFGVNLDYDRKNNSFHVEPQTYKSRDYTIEGDYSSASYIIGAAAALKSNVKIKNLFKDSKQGDKQILDIVKEMGAEVNFKKDEVVIRGHGKLNGVEVNLENAPDLLPTVAALGAIAEGVTTIKNVAHARFKETDRIHTCALELSKIGVNVKEKEDGLIIKGGANGGIVKSHGDHRLVMALSLVGLKVGNLRIENASVYDVSFPKFPEGMKELGCKINQV, from the coding sequence ATGGAACTCACGGTTCAAAGGACAGAAAGTGTGGAGGGCACTGTTAAAGCCCCTCCATCAAAAAGTTACAGTCACCGGGCATTCATACTGGCCTCCCTTGCAAATGGAAGGTCCGTTGTCAGGGATGCACTATACTCAGAGGACACACTAGCATCCCTCGAAGCCTGTAGGGCACTTGGAGCAGAATTTGAAAGAAAATCTGATGGTGACTGTCTTATCCATGGTTTTGGCTGCAGTCCCAGTACACCAGAGGATGTTCTGGATGTTAAAAATTCAGGCACAACCCTCCGCATAATGACAAGTGTCTCTGCCCTTGCACCTGGTTTTACAGTGTTCACGGGTGATGATTCCCTTAGGCAAAGGCCCATGCAGGACCTTCTGGATTCACTCCAGAATCTTGGAGTGAATGCACATTCAACAAAAAATGATGGTAAAGCACCTTTAATTGTTGAAGGAGGATTCAAAGGTGGTAAAACCAGCATCCCTGGAAATGTGAGTTCTCAGTTTATTTCTTCACTACTTATAGCTGCCCCTTATGCTGAAAATCCTGTTGATATAAATGTAAAAGGAGATTTTATTTCCAAACCATATGTTGATATGACCACAGATGTTATGAAAAAGTTTGGGGTTAATCTGGATTATGATAGGAAAAATAATTCATTCCATGTGGAACCCCAAACCTACAAAAGCAGAGATTATACTATTGAAGGAGATTATTCTTCAGCATCATACATTATTGGGGCTGCAGCAGCACTCAAATCAAATGTAAAAATAAAAAATCTTTTTAAAGATTCAAAACAAGGCGATAAACAGATATTAGATATTGTTAAAGAAATGGGTGCTGAGGTTAACTTTAAAAAAGATGAAGTAGTAATACGTGGACATGGGAAACTTAATGGTGTTGAAGTGAATCTGGAAAATGCACCAGACTTACTACCAACAGTTGCAGCACTTGGAGCAATAGCTGAAGGTGTTACAACGATTAAAAACGTGGCACATGCTCGATTTAAAGAAACTGACAGGATTCACACTTGTGCTCTAGAACTTTCAAAGATTGGAGTCAACGTTAAAGAAAAAGAAGACGGCCTCATAATTAAAGGTGGAGCTAATGGCGGGATTGTTAAATCCCATGGAGATCACAGGTTAGTAATGGCTCTTTCACTTGTTGGACTTAAAGTTGGCAACTTAAGAATAGAAAATGCTTCAGTTTACGATGTATCTTTCCCAAAATTCCCAGAAGGCATGAAGGAACTTGGATGTAAAATTAATCAGGTTTAA
- a CDS encoding universal stress protein: MYEKILVANMGDYLEEISKHALELVDDRKCELIGIYVVDTSVPFLTPSKVKEMMRRELNERGNEVIKKMEAMLKTPKTTFKGIIVEGDPANEIIKTAEKEDVDIIVVGTGKSKIDKHLLGSVTEKVVHSAPCTVLLVKT; the protein is encoded by the coding sequence ATGTACGAAAAAATTTTAGTTGCAAACATGGGAGATTACCTTGAAGAGATCTCCAAACATGCATTGGAACTTGTTGACGACAGAAAATGTGAGTTGATAGGTATATATGTTGTTGACACTTCGGTTCCATTTCTCACACCATCAAAGGTAAAAGAAATGATGAGAAGGGAACTGAATGAAAGGGGAAATGAAGTTATAAAAAAAATGGAAGCAATGTTAAAAACCCCAAAGACCACCTTCAAAGGTATCATAGTGGAAGGGGATCCTGCAAATGAGATAATAAAAACTGCAGAAAAGGAAGATGTGGATATAATAGTTGTTGGAACTGGTAAAAGCAAGATCGACAAACACTTACTTGGAAGTGTGACTGAAAAGGTTGTTCACTCAGCACCATGCACTGTACTATTAGTAAAAACATAA
- a CDS encoding valine--tRNA ligase, which translates to MTEDNIPKDYDHQKEKDWQVKWGNDDAHKFIGDGTRPRYIIDTPPPYPTGSIHMGHVLNWVYIDMIARYKRMNGFDVLFPQGWDCHGLPTEVKVEETHNIRKNDVPRDEFREMCIELTHDNIEKMKTQMQSLGFSQDWSREFVTMTPGYRRKTQLSFLKLYEKGLIYRAVHPVNWCPRCETAIAFAEVEYHENETKLNYLEFPEVDGDGNVLIATTRPELLCACVAVVVHPEDERYKHLEGKKVRLPLYNREVSIITDRDVDPEYGTGAVMICTFGDKTDVSWVNRYDLDIIEAIDETGVMNEVAGKYAGFTIPECKSAIIEDLKSEGFLTKQEKVDQNVGLCWRCKTPIEILVKKQWFVAVKKLTDEIYEAADEMTWMPEHMKTRLLNWTGSMDWDWCISRQRLFATPIPVWYCKECGKVHLPKEEELPVDPALDKPSMPCECGCTEFIGELDVLDTWMDSSITPLVIAGWPSPDFKKHFPADLRPQGHDIIRTWAFYTILRSKALTGQKPFEGIVVNGMVFGEDGHKMSKSLGNVIAPETVIKDYGADALRLWAANSVPGSDVPFAWKDVKHGYKFLRKFWNAFRFINMHIKDFEIDDESKERIRSNFKPMDRWILSRLNRLVESITDAIETYNFAEARNSIQAFVWHDFCDEYIEAVKYRLYNDDPEMLDSKEAAQYSLKTVIETTLKLLSPLTPHFTEEVYQYLNPEGLSIHKTAWPEVEGDLISDEAEDLGETTVELIGDIRRFKSASKMPLNTPIKFTAVYTENKGLYDDLNGLSEDIMGTMRIKDLKVEMGKPDVQEKVVELTPIMSKVGPHFKGDAPKIVQYVASNDADEIAETLDRDGEISVEGVTLTWEYLTPRKEIIGKSGEKVDIIRSENLDIVLEIVKN; encoded by the coding sequence ATGACAGAAGACAACATTCCAAAAGACTACGATCACCAAAAAGAAAAGGACTGGCAGGTGAAGTGGGGCAATGATGATGCACACAAGTTCATAGGTGACGGTACACGCCCACGTTACATCATCGACACACCACCACCATACCCAACAGGATCCATACACATGGGCCACGTTCTCAACTGGGTTTACATAGACATGATAGCACGTTACAAAAGAATGAACGGCTTTGACGTGCTATTTCCACAGGGATGGGACTGTCACGGACTTCCAACAGAGGTTAAGGTTGAAGAAACCCATAACATCCGTAAAAATGATGTTCCAAGGGATGAATTCCGTGAGATGTGCATAGAACTCACCCACGACAACATAGAGAAGATGAAAACACAGATGCAGTCACTGGGATTTTCACAGGACTGGTCAAGGGAATTCGTGACCATGACCCCAGGGTACAGGAGGAAAACCCAGCTTTCATTCCTGAAACTCTATGAAAAAGGACTTATATACAGGGCGGTGCACCCTGTAAACTGGTGCCCTCGTTGCGAAACAGCAATAGCCTTTGCAGAGGTTGAGTACCATGAAAATGAAACCAAACTGAACTACCTGGAATTTCCAGAGGTTGATGGTGATGGTAACGTACTCATTGCAACCACAAGACCTGAACTCCTCTGTGCATGTGTTGCAGTTGTTGTACATCCTGAAGACGAACGTTACAAGCACCTTGAGGGAAAAAAGGTAAGATTACCCCTCTACAACCGTGAAGTCAGCATAATAACCGACAGGGACGTTGATCCAGAGTACGGTACTGGGGCAGTTATGATATGTACCTTCGGTGATAAAACAGATGTATCATGGGTTAACAGGTACGATCTTGACATAATTGAAGCCATCGATGAAACTGGAGTTATGAATGAGGTTGCAGGTAAATATGCAGGATTCACAATTCCAGAGTGTAAATCTGCCATCATAGAGGACCTTAAATCCGAGGGATTCCTGACCAAACAGGAAAAGGTTGACCAGAACGTTGGACTCTGCTGGAGGTGTAAAACACCAATAGAAATACTGGTTAAAAAGCAGTGGTTCGTTGCAGTTAAAAAGTTAACAGATGAGATATACGAAGCTGCAGATGAAATGACATGGATGCCTGAACACATGAAGACCAGGCTCCTGAACTGGACAGGTTCCATGGACTGGGACTGGTGCATATCCCGTCAGAGGCTCTTTGCAACACCGATACCAGTATGGTACTGTAAGGAATGTGGAAAGGTTCACCTGCCCAAGGAAGAGGAACTTCCAGTCGACCCCGCCCTGGACAAACCATCTATGCCATGCGAGTGCGGCTGCACTGAATTTATAGGTGAACTGGATGTTCTGGACACCTGGATGGACAGTTCAATAACTCCACTGGTTATAGCAGGCTGGCCATCACCAGACTTTAAAAAACATTTCCCAGCAGATCTGAGGCCACAGGGACATGACATCATACGTACATGGGCTTTCTACACCATATTAAGATCTAAGGCACTTACAGGACAAAAACCATTTGAAGGAATCGTTGTGAACGGTATGGTGTTCGGTGAGGACGGCCACAAGATGAGTAAATCATTGGGTAATGTTATTGCTCCTGAAACAGTTATTAAGGACTACGGTGCAGATGCCCTGAGACTGTGGGCTGCAAACAGTGTTCCAGGTTCAGATGTTCCATTCGCATGGAAGGATGTGAAGCACGGCTACAAATTCCTCAGGAAGTTCTGGAATGCATTCAGATTCATAAACATGCACATAAAGGACTTTGAAATTGATGATGAGTCCAAAGAGAGGATCAGAAGCAACTTCAAACCAATGGATCGTTGGATACTGTCCCGTTTGAACCGTCTTGTTGAAAGTATTACAGATGCCATTGAGACCTACAACTTTGCAGAGGCCCGTAACAGCATTCAGGCCTTTGTATGGCACGACTTCTGTGATGAGTACATAGAGGCTGTTAAGTACCGTCTCTACAACGATGACCCTGAAATGCTTGATTCCAAGGAAGCTGCACAGTACAGTTTAAAAACAGTTATAGAAACCACCCTGAAACTGTTATCACCCCTTACACCCCACTTCACAGAGGAAGTTTACCAGTACCTCAATCCAGAAGGTCTGAGCATTCACAAGACTGCCTGGCCTGAAGTTGAAGGGGATCTTATAAGTGATGAAGCTGAGGATCTGGGTGAAACCACTGTTGAACTCATAGGAGATATCAGAAGGTTTAAATCTGCATCTAAAATGCCATTAAACACTCCAATAAAATTCACAGCAGTTTACACAGAAAATAAAGGATTATATGATGATTTAAATGGTTTATCTGAAGATATAATGGGAACCATGAGAATCAAGGACTTGAAGGTTGAAATGGGAAAACCAGATGTTCAGGAGAAGGTTGTTGAACTCACACCGATTATGTCCAAGGTAGGACCCCACTTCAAAGGTGATGCACCGAAGATAGTACAGTACGTAGCTTCAAATGACGCTGATGAGATTGCAGAAACCCTTGACAGGGACGGAGAAATCTCAGTAGAGGGAGTCACACTCACATGGGAGTACCTGACCCCTAGAAAGGAGATAATTGGAAAAAGCGGTGAAAAGGTGGACATAATCCGGTCCGAAAACTTGGATATCGTGCTTGAGATTGTGAAAAATTAA